The uncultured Methanoregula sp. genomic sequence GATACAGCCTCTGGTGACTGAATGCAAGATAATATTTTTGAGATCGAAAAAATTGTTAATTTTAATGATAACGCAGAAATATTCATCGGGTGTTCAAGCTTTGAAGAGAGATGTCTCGGGACAATTAAAAAATTTGGTCCTGAATATCATTATTTGAAGGCATTCATTTTTATCTATAATAAACCAGATCCGAAAAGAGAGGAACATACTAGAATTATTTTTGATATATTAAGTAAAAAAGGTCCCTTTGAGCCGATTTCAGCATCAGAAATCGATCCTTTGTTATCGATTAAATTCTTAATCCAAGAGCTAAAAGCGATTTTAATATCTCACAAAAAAATTACACTTTCAATTGATATTACTACGTTTACCAAAAAGCATCTTCTATTATTACTTAATTACTTGGATAAAAATGATCTTTTTAATTCCATTCGAATTTTCTATACCGAACCTAAAACCTACACCACAAATTTATACTTACCAATGTCCTTTGGGATACTCCCCATCTATACGGTGACTGGTTTTGTAACTACTCAATCATTAAATAAACGAAATTTACTCGCAATTTTTTTAGGTTATGAAGGAGATCGGGCAAGTGCATTAGTAAATAATTTTGAACCCAATGAAACTGTATTAATCATTCCAGATCCTCCATACCACCCGGAATGGCGGGGTCGTACTGAAGAAATGAATAAAAATCTAATTGAGATTATTGGAAAAGATAAAGTCGAATCAATCGATTCGTTAAATCCGCATAAAATAATCATAAAAATGAAATCTCTATTCGGTAAAGAGGGTAAATATAATCTAGAAAAATATCATTGTAGTATTTCTCCCCTTGGAACAAAACCTCAAGCATTGGGGCTTTATTTGTTTTGGAGACAATATAGAGGTAAATTCTCAATAGTGTATGCACCTCCTTATATGCATAATGAATCGTTTTATTCTAAAGGAATTGGAACAACATGGCAGTTACTCTCCCCGAATTAAGTGTTAAAAGGGAATTTATTGATCTGAAAAATGTATTTCCTGAAATTCCTAAAAAAAATTATCTAACTCACGGTTTTGATAAATACCCAGCAAAAATGATCCCCCATATGGCAAAATTTCTTATTCAGAAAACATCGTCACCAAAAGATACAATTGTTGATCCTTTTTGTGGTAGTGGAGCAGTCGTTATTCAATCTATTCTTGAACAAAGAAATGCGATTGGTATAGATCTAAACCCATTGGCCGTGCTTCTATCAAATGCGAAAGTGACTCCTCTCGAAATATATTTATTAAATAATCAATTAAAAGATTTGAAATCGCAATTTTATATCTGTGATAAACCATATATCTACAATTTCTGTAACGCAGATTATTGGTTCACACCGGTAACCATTAAAAAATTGGGAATCATAAAAACGGTACTCGATCGAAATAATACCGATATTCCAGAGAAGTACTTAATTTTTTGGAAAGCATTATTCGTTTCGATAATTAGAGAATGCTCGAAAGCCGATATCCGGGGTCCGAAACCATTCATTTCTAAAAGATCTAAAAAGAGTCGAAAAGGCAAACATTTTGATCCTTTTAAAATTTTTTCCTATCAAGCACAAATCTGGATCTCTCGGGAAGCCGAATATTTAGATGTATTAAGCAGTCAAAAACGGATACCCAAATTCCAAATAATTCGTGGTGATTCACGAAAGATTTCAGAAATAATTGGAAGGAAACAGGTTAATGCCATTATCACATCTCCACCATATCTGAATGCTCAAGATTACTATAGATCTTCAAAATTTCAATTATTTTTTTTAAATGAATTTTGTGAAAACGAACTAAAAACGTTATCAAGAGAGATTATTGGGAGTGACAGATTTTTACAATCAACGGTGGCTAAAGAAATGAAATTACCCTTCGATCTTGCCGAAAAAATTCGGTTAGAATTATTAGAAGTAAACAAGAAAAATTCTGTTATTTTTTCAAAATATATTTCAGATATGTGTCAAGTCATTAAACAAAGTAGTGCTTTATTGGAGTCTGGTTCACCGTTTTCAATAGTAATCGGTGATAACAAGATATCCAATATTGAAATACCGACACATTTTTTAATTAATGAAATATTTGAGCAAAATGAGTTTAAATTGGAATCTCTCCACTCTGATAAAATTCGTGATCGAAGATTACCTATAATAAGAAATGGTCATAGTGGAATAATGAAGCATGAAAACTTACTAATTTTTAAAAAATTGTGAATCAATCAATCCTTCTCAATCACCTCAACAACTTGCAAGGATCACTTATATCTCACTTGCATTTTATCCCAAGGGATCTTGAAATCGAACACAGTTTCGAATATTGTATTCATAAAAAATCAGTTTACACACTTTGATCACAATGATATTTATTCAATGTAGAACTATTTTCTATTAATAAAAAAATCAGTGAAAAATATGAGTATTATTTTAAACCAAAAAAAAAGAGATTCGGGTATTTTTATTTACAATTTTTTTTTAATGGTTATTTTTTTAACACTGCTATTATTCCAACCTGTTCAGGCAGAACAGACAATACCTCCGTATCTGTGGAAATATCAGTTTGGCAATGCTAGAATTAATCATGTAAGTACAATCGTAATGTCTCCTGATGGAGAAAATATCGCGGTAGTGTTAAATGACAACGAGATCAGTTTACTTAATCAGTACGGAAATCTTCTTTGGAATAAAAAAATGAAGGATAGGGTTAATGGAATAGCAGTTTCATCTGATGATCAATTGGTTGTAGCAGGATTCGGCGATATTATCTATTTATTCGATCAAAACGGCGATATCCTTTGGAACAATAAAATGGATGATTGGAAAAAGAGCATTGCTATTTCTTCAAATGGACAATATTTCGTAATTGGGTCCAGTGATCCCGTCAATTCAAATGTTTTTTATTACAATAAAAATCACGAACTTCTTTGGAAATATCAGACAAGTAAACCAGTATCCTCAATAGCGATTTCATCAGATGGACAATATATTGCGATTGGATCCGGCGATTTCATTTATTTATTTAACCAAAACGGTTCTCTTGTCTGGAAATATCAAACAACTAAATCAATATGGACCGTTGCGATATCTTCTGATGGTAAACATGTAGTGGCAGGTTCTTATGATAACTATTTATTAACATTAAATCAGAACGGAGATCTTACTTTAAATAAGAAATTATCTCAATTAATCAATAATATAATAATTACAGATAACGGAGATTATATTGCCAGTGGAGGTTATAGTTCATACCCCGATTCCATAATATATTTTGTAAAACCAGATGGAATTATTTTCTGGCACCATTTTGATTATGATCAATATTCAATTTCTTCAAACGCTGCAATCTCCAGCAATGGACAATATGCTATATTACCTGGGTCTGAAGGGAGATTTGGGAATATCCAGACGACCGTGTATTATTATGTTATTAATTCATTGACCCGTCCAATTACAAAAGAGATTAGCCAAAGTTCAATACCATCA encodes the following:
- a CDS encoding DNA methyltransferase, whose translation is MAVTLPELSVKREFIDLKNVFPEIPKKNYLTHGFDKYPAKMIPHMAKFLIQKTSSPKDTIVDPFCGSGAVVIQSILEQRNAIGIDLNPLAVLLSNAKVTPLEIYLLNNQLKDLKSQFYICDKPYIYNFCNADYWFTPVTIKKLGIIKTVLDRNNTDIPEKYLIFWKALFVSIIRECSKADIRGPKPFISKRSKKSRKGKHFDPFKIFSYQAQIWISREAEYLDVLSSQKRIPKFQIIRGDSRKISEIIGRKQVNAIITSPPYLNAQDYYRSSKFQLFFLNEFCENELKTLSREIIGSDRFLQSTVAKEMKLPFDLAEKIRLELLEVNKKNSVIFSKYISDMCQVIKQSSALLESGSPFSIVIGDNKISNIEIPTHFLINEIFEQNEFKLESLHSDKIRDRRLPIIRNGHSGIMKHENLLIFKKL
- a CDS encoding PQQ-binding-like beta-propeller repeat protein, which translates into the protein MSIILNQKKRDSGIFIYNFFLMVIFLTLLLFQPVQAEQTIPPYLWKYQFGNARINHVSTIVMSPDGENIAVVLNDNEISLLNQYGNLLWNKKMKDRVNGIAVSSDDQLVVAGFGDIIYLFDQNGDILWNNKMDDWKKSIAISSNGQYFVIGSSDPVNSNVFYYNKNHELLWKYQTSKPVSSIAISSDGQYIAIGSGDFIYLFNQNGSLVWKYQTTKSIWTVAISSDGKHVVAGSYDNYLLTLNQNGDLTLNKKLSQLINNIIITDNGDYIASGGYSSYPDSIIYFVKPDGIIFWHHFDYDQYSISSNAAISSNGQYAILPGSEGRFGNIQTTVYYYVINSLTRPITKEISQSSIPSTYQITPTPYQIDPTVSVTIVPTSTTTLNSISKISDNNTSYTSLIVSIIISIFVIVVLSITYKYFIRNTKEEMISTKDSENYDVALSFAGEDRRIVDPIAKILKNKMGINVFYDDFNKEKLWGKHLPTHLYDLYKNRAKYVVIFYSKYYHKKIYTKVEERGAIDKATEKIADFNYEYVLPVKLDNEEIPDPLGKIGYVNYHKENIQELCNLIKKKLDEIKHKR